ATCTCGGGCTTCGGTCGCCGAAATAAACGTGAGCGATACGAGGGTAGCAGCAGACCAGATGGTCCATCGATTCATTCGAGTCATGAGCTTGGCAGGGGTAAAAGAGGGAAGCTCTAGTAGGCCTAAGACCTCCCATTATAGGTTGTTTATGCTCGAAACACGCCTAATTGCCCACTTTTTTGCAGCGGCATACCCTCGGGGATAGTGCCCTGCTGACTTGCAACTTGCCGGTAGGGAACTGAGAATGTGACTTTTCCCCGCCCCAGTCCCGATGGAAAGACCGTCACATGCGTCACAACCCTGTCAAAGCGAAATTGAAAGCAGGCGAGCCCACCTTCGGTACATGGTTGTCGCTGGGTGACCTTTACGCCTCGCGGGTATTGGCCCGTATGAGTTGGGATTGGCTGACGCTTGATATCGAACACTCGGCGATTGACTGGTCGCAAGCGGCCATGATCTTTGGTGCCGTGGCCGATGCCGGCAGCGTTCCCCTGGCCCGAATTCCCGATCACGATCATACGACGATCAAACGCACGCTGGATGCTGGTGCCTGGGGCATTGTTGCCCCCATGGTCGATACGGTCGAGCAGGCCCAGGCGGTGATCGCCGCGGCCAAGTATCCACCCCAGGGAAATCGTAGTGTCGGTGGTGGGATGCACGCGATGAACTTCGACGCCACGGCCGGCGACTACTACCGCCGTGCGAACGACGAGATTCTGGTGATCTTGCAAACGGAAAGCCCTTTAGGCGTAGAGAATGCCGAGGCCATCTACGCCCTGCCCGGCTGCGATGGCATCTTTATCGGACCGAACGACCTGCGGGCTCAAATGCGTACGCCGGACGGGACCGATCCGACGCCTGAAGCCCACGAAGAGATGATCCAACGCGTGATTGCCGCTGGTAAGAAGGTCGGCACACCGACTGGCATGCATACGATGGAGCCTGAGGAAGCCCTGGTGCGAGCCGGCGAAGGGATGCAGTTTCTGGCCGTGGGAAGCGATCTGCGATTGATGACCGTCAAAGCCCAAGAGTCACTCAAGACACTGCGTCCTGATGGCGATCAGCGCGACCTTGCTCGGTATTAATGGGACACGATTGATTCGAGTAACGATGGCGGGGTCAAGCCGTGACGGAAGCGGACGTCGACAAAATCGAAAGCGAGTTGGGGATCACGCTTCCCATGGACTATCGAGAGATAGTGCTGCACTTTCCCGTTCGCTTTGAAGCGGGAACGACTGATGGCTTTCTCTGGGACGACGCAGCGGCGCTGATCGAGAGAAATCGGGAACTGACATCGGCGCGTAAACCTTGGGGCGTTGAACTCCAGCCGCTGCCAGAGCAGTATTTCTTCATTGGCGACGACAAAGCGGGCTGGCAGTATTTGATCGATACGACGAGCGAGCCCTCGTTGGTTTACATCATGGAGTACGAGAGTATCGAGCGAATCCAGCCAATCTCGACCTATCTGAACGCGGATAAAGAGCACGTTTTGCTTTCAGAGTGGTTTCACGACTACCTGAAAACTTATCGCGACGACGGGGTCGATATCACCGCGAAAAAATTTCCGGCCAGTGAACCGACCTTGGGCGGACTGTTTGTGTTGTTCGCTTTCTGCTGCTTGATTGCTTTAGTCTTCGTGTTGCTGACGATAGGCATCGAGATGATTCAAGGCAAATGAGCTTCAAGCGTTACTTGGCAGGCTCGGTCGCCACTTGTTGCCCCATCCCTTTGGTAAGGGCCATGAACGCCGATTCGAGGTTGATTTCCTCTTCGCGGAACATCGTGAGCTTGTGCCCTGCTTGGATCAGCAGGGTGGGCAGGTCACTGTAGTCTTCGGCATCTTTCTTCAGCGTGACCAACAAGTGATCGACGCGCGACTCAATGCTTTCGACGATATCGGCTTGTTCCAGCACTTTGCCGGCGGCATCGTTATCGCCAGCCACGGCAACCAGCAGCGTAGTCTTCTGCTTAACCTGCTTCATGACCTCGGCGACCGAAGCGTTCACTTCCAGCACGCCGCGATCGATGATGCCAATCTTGTTACACACGTCGGCCAGTTCCGGGAGAATGTGGCTGGAAACGATGATCGTTTTGCCCATGTCCCGCAGACGCTTGAGCAGATTTCGCATCTGAATACGAGCACGCGGGTCCAAGCCGCTGGCCGGTTCGTCCAGCAGCAGAACCTGAGGGTTGTGCAGCATCACGCGGGCCAGGCCCAGACGCTGCGTTTGCCCGCGCGAAAGCGTGTTAGCGAACGCGTTGCGTTTGAATTCGAGGTCGACCAGTTCGAGCATCTCGTTGCATACCTTGGCCCTCTCTTTGCCATTGATGCGGTAGGCGGCGGCAAAGAATTCGAGGTACTCGATCACTTTCATGTCGTCGTACACACCAAAGAAGTCAGGCATGTAACCAACCAACCGGCGAATTTCTTTGGGCTTGGTGTAGATCGAATTACCGCAGACGTAGGCTTCGCCCCAGGTAGGATTAAGCAGCGTCGCGATAATTCGCATGGTGGTCGTTTTGCCGGCACCGTTGGGGCCGATGAAACCGAACACGTCCCCCTGATCGAGATCGAGTTCAATACCTTTGATCGCGAAGAAATCGCCGTACTTTTTGGTCAGGTCGACAGTCTTGATCATTTCTGGGCTATCTCACTCGGGCTGCGCTTCTGAACGGGATAAATAATTCGCACGTACGACCACGATTGGGTCTGGGTGTCGTCGACCGGCTGGCCGTCGACCTGGATCTTGCTGGGTGGGTTGGCGACTTTGCCGACCAGGACGGCTCGATCACCTGTGATGTGCGAAGAAAGATCCACGTAGCTTTGGAATCGATTGGAAAGACTGGAATAGCTGCGGCCACCAGCAGCACTATGGAACATGGTGATCTCCATGATCCGCTGAACATCGGTACTTTGACGGTCCCACAGTTCGCCCCCGTCGGTCGACTCTTGGACGCGTCGCCGTTTGAGGACTTTCTCGGTGTTCTGGGCCGATTGGCCAGGCACGATTCGAGCGGACCCATTCGCCGGCAGCTTGGCCACAAAATATGCCCAGCGGCCATGGAAGACGTAACAGTCGGTCAGTTCCATGTCGGTCGGATTGGTCAGCACCCCTTCGATGAGTTGGCTTTCGCGTTCGTTGAGAGGTTCGTACTCGGTTTTGCTGAGCGGCCCCCAGCCACGCCCCATCAGTGTTTTGGAAGACCAGATTTGAATGGGCAACTCTTGCAGCGATGCCTGGGTCGTGTCGTCTTTCAGGGCGAAGTTGATCGCGTAAGGTGTTGGCACCGTCGAGATCGACTGACGAGCACTCATGCCCCCCAAGCCTGAGCCGGCGAGACCTTGCCAGCTGACCAGTTGGTTCCAGTTATTCGACGGGACGGTGACTGGCTGCAGGTTGACTTCATACCGCTGCGATTCTGGGCTGAACAAATGGAACCAGGTAGTCGAACGCACCAGCTGGCTTTCCAGGTCGATGTCGACGACTTCGACGTGATTCATCTTGAGTGAAGTCCCCTTCCACCATGTCGCCAGCGACCAGATACCGACACTGGCCAGCAGAATCATGGCGGGAAAGGTGACCCAGGTCCATTCCATCCGCAGGCCCACCTTGCGGAGGAAGAAATAGTCGCCGGGGCCGATCAGCGCCAGGTAGGCGATGATGATAAACCCGATCAAGAAGAACGATACGCTGCGCACGCCAGGGAACTGATCGAGTGCTAATCGTAGCTGACCGGCAATGTCGGTATAGCCGAAGTGAGCAACGCTGCTACCGGACTGCATTGAGACCTTCGATTCGTCCAGCCGGTCGCTGATGCCATCCAGCAGAAGCTTGAGCAGCGGTTCGCGACCGGGCCAGTTGGCGATTGGGTTGGCGGACAGATCGAAGGCAAAGAACTCGACGACGCCAAATCCATTCGCACTTCGTATCCATAACGGCGTGGAAGCCTGACGCGATCCTTCCTGCACCACGATGATTCCGGATGGGCTTTGCATGACGGCGATCGGCAATGGCTTTTCAACTGGACGGTCGACATGGGCGACCGTGTTGATCAGCGCTTCTAGTTCGGTGGTATTGCGAAGCTGCTGGACTTCGCGGAAGGTGCCTGGACAGAAGGAAGCCAGCGGCTTCCCCAGGCCGATCAAGTCGGCAGCCTTGTCGCCGACCGATAGAGTCATCTTGCCCCCCAGCTTCAGCCACTTCTCAATAGCAGCCAACTGCTCTGGCTGCATGGCACTGATCTGAGCCGGATCGTTGGCCGACCAGACAATGTGGTCGATCCCTTCCAGCATGTACCATTGGCTGGGGATTTGATAGGGGCTGGGAAGCGTCACGAACGTGGTCGAATCGCTGAGATCGGACGCGTAACGATTGAGGGCTTCGCCGAGACCGATATCGGGACCGATCTGGAGGAACAAACGATTGGAAGCGGCGACTGGCTTGGCTAACTGCGAAACGGGGATCTCGCGAATGGAAGTCTTCACGCTCCCCCCTTCCTCGGTGATGAACTTGATCTTCAAGTTAGAATCACGCCGGCCGATTTTGGCGGGGACACGATAAAAGAAGAGATCGCCTGCTTGATTGGACTTGGGTGCCATGATCTCGGTTGGCACGCCGTCGCTATCCAAGGCGATGATCGATACCTTGGGCACCGAATTGATAAACTCTTCCGACCGCACCGAGAATCGAACTTCGGTCCAACTGCCAAGCTTAAAATGGCCGGCGATGCCAAGTTCAGGCGTCAGAACCTGAAGGTCATGTTCTTTGGCCACCCAGTAGCCGGCGGCCTCTGGTTCGGGTGGTAGCGATGTGTCGGACTGTGCGCGGGCCGGTTGCGATGCAACCAGCAGGCAGCCGAGTACCGCGATCAAGCAGAAGGAAAAGTAGTTGGGAGTGGGACTCCGCATCGTGTTACCAAAACAAGCGTAGGCCTGTTCTCTTAGCGGTGGAATCATTGGGACAGTCTGGCGTGTCAGGCCACGATCAAGCTGCTTCGGGTGATTTGCATTGGTTGGATCATGCCAAGGCTAAGCAAGGCCCTTGTAGCAAACTATTTAGGATAATCGGCACCGGCGATTGGGGCGAGCCAAAGCACGCGGCGGGTGCCCGAAATTTGCCGGAAGTTAACACCGTATTTTACGGTTTTTCCGCATCATCACACGTGCAGACGAATTTCCCACAGCCGGGGCAGCCGCTGCCATATTTTTCGTTCAATGCTTCGGCCAGGTCGATTCCGGCGACATTGGCGATGGTGGCCAGCCAGGCAATCACGTCGGCGAACTCCTCCTTCCGCTCCTGGTGCGTGCCCCCACGAAGTGCGGATGAGAGCTCCCCCACTTCTTCCATGAGCCACATGAATGTTCCTTCAATGCCGCGAGACTCGTCTTTTTCGTAGTACATCTCGCGAATCAGCTTTTGGAGCTGGCGGAACCCGACATCGTCGGCGTTGGTCTGTTGGTGGGAACTATCAGACGAGGTCATAGGGTTTCTCGGTTAATCTTTGAGGATGGCTTTCGCGGCAGCGTTTTCGGGATCGATTTCGAGAACCCGCTGGGCCAACTTGAGAGCTTTTTCGTTGTTCTCAATTTGCTTGTAAAGCTCTGCCGCTTCGACCGACCACGATACCGTTTTTGGTCGCAACTGACCAGCAACCTCAAACTCGCGTGCCGCCAGATCCCGCTTATTTTGACCGCGATAGGCCTGAGCCAACAACGCGTGCGCGTCGGCATCGGTTACCTGAATGCCGATCACTTCGTAAGCCCAGCGTGCCGCTTCCTCCCACGACTCTTGCTGTAGGAGGATTTCAGCCATCTTTTTCCGCAGAAGCACGTCGTGGTGCTTCTGAGCGGCTATCTGGGGAATCAACTCGAGCAGCGCCACATTGTCTTTTTTCAGCAGATGAATGCGGAGGATCGATTCCTGCCAATCGAGCTGTCCAGGTTCCTCGTCGGCCCCACGCTGATACAGCTTGAGTGCGTCGTCGAAGCGTTTCTGTTTCACCCGCAAGCCGGCCAGAAGAGCAACCGCATTGCGTTCGAATCGATCGCTGCCGGCGGCGGTCTCGAATTCCGCGATCGCCTCATCGTTGTCGCCAATAGTAAGGTAGAGTCGCCCTTGTACGTAATGGGCCAGTGGCTGGTCCTTATCGGCGGCTAAGGCCTTCTTGGCATGATCACGGGCATCGGGAAGCGCCTTGCGTTTGAGGTAAATGAAGGCCAACTGTGCTTGGGCGTCGGCATCCTGCGGGTTCTCTTCAACCGTTTGATAAAGCTCAGCGAAGGACTGCTCGGCGTCGGTGCTGAGCTTGATGCCTGTGACTTCTTGCTTCAGAAACGCGACATACTCTTTCTCGAATTCCGCTTTGTCGATTTGAAACACATCCTGCAAGATTTCATCGGTCGTCTGGTAGTTGTGGTAGGCGGCCAGCATCCTGGCGAGGGCATCATCGCCGAACTTCTGCTGGATGAACTGCGAATAGTAATAGGCCTGGCAGTAGGCCATGGTCCAGTCGTCCTGATCGCTGGGACGAATGAAACCATAGTTGATCGTATCGAGATTGAAGACGCGATCCTCAGCCAGGCGGCGCGCGAGCAGGGTCTGCCATTCGGGTGGACGTTGTTCGCTTTCGTACGAGACCGCCAAGGCCTCGGTGAACCAGTGCGGGATGTTGAAGTCGGTTTGCTGCAGGTTCACCACATGCACAAACTCATGACGAATGACGTGGGCCCAGTTGTAAGGGTTGGGTACTGCGTCTGGCGAGGCCATGGCAATCATCTTACCGGCACACGCGCCGACCGTTCCGATGTAGGGTAGCCCGACCATGCGAGCACTGAACCAGCCGTGCCCGCTGGTATTCTTGGCCTGGTTGAAGATCTCGATCAGCGACTTCTCCTTCGGCGTGTAGCCGAGGCCTTGGCATACTTTGGGGTAGACGTTTTCTTCGAGGAACCGCGACATGTAGACGGCCAGCAAGCGATCCTTCGAAGGATCGAAGCGGATGACGAAGTGATCGGTTTCGATCGTTTCGTAGGTGGCCAACACGTCGAGGACTTCCAGCGTGTTCTTCACGCGGACGTTGAACGGATCGGCCGCGAAGGCTTCGTCGAGAACTTCTTTTGCGGTTTCTTCCTCGCCCATCCGCATTAAGACCATGCCCAGATCGCCATGCACGCGGATCAACTGCGGCATCTGTTTCCGAGCTTGCGCGAGGTACTTCGCCGCATCGGGGTACTTACGCACGATGTCGCTGCCGCTACCCAACGCCGCATAGAACTCGCCCTGGTTTTTATGGGCTTGTCCAACCTGGGTAAGAAGCTCACCCAAGCGGGTTGGCTCGTCGGAGTCGGTTTGTGTCAGTTCGCCTCCATCCGCAGCCAGCATTGCCGAGGCAAGGTATCCTTTTGATGTCTGATTGTTGGGGTTGAGCTTAACCACCTCGTGGAAGATCTCGATCGCCTGTTCCGGCCGGAAATCGGTCAGCTTGGCTTTGCCTTGAACCTGCTTGGCCTTGATATGCTGCGGGTTAATGCCCAGGGCAAGTTCGGCCGTGCGCAGCGCGGCATCGACGTCGTAGCCGTTCAGCTCGA
The sequence above is drawn from the Blastopirellula marina genome and encodes:
- a CDS encoding MazG nucleotide pyrophosphohydrolase domain-containing protein codes for the protein MTSSDSSHQQTNADDVGFRQLQKLIREMYYEKDESRGIEGTFMWLMEEVGELSSALRGGTHQERKEEFADVIAWLATIANVAGIDLAEALNEKYGSGCPGCGKFVCTCDDAEKP
- a CDS encoding ABC transporter ATP-binding protein, whose product is MIKTVDLTKKYGDFFAIKGIELDLDQGDVFGFIGPNGAGKTTTMRIIATLLNPTWGEAYVCGNSIYTKPKEIRRLVGYMPDFFGVYDDMKVIEYLEFFAAAYRINGKERAKVCNEMLELVDLEFKRNAFANTLSRGQTQRLGLARVMLHNPQVLLLDEPASGLDPRARIQMRNLLKRLRDMGKTIIVSSHILPELADVCNKIGIIDRGVLEVNASVAEVMKQVKQKTTLLVAVAGDNDAAGKVLEQADIVESIESRVDHLLVTLKKDAEDYSDLPTLLIQAGHKLTMFREEEINLESAFMALTKGMGQQVATEPAK
- a CDS encoding tetratricopeptide repeat protein → MTTRHAAIALLAFTFALSTFGFAIAADVQTLRTNLQQGRYAEVVAQIGESPTDVKSVILLSRSLDSQGKRDEALAAITSFAKDNQPTAALLAEVARLQFERGQWKEADEAVKRSLALDDSQTLARWLRAELARVQGDLESAQAGYEWFVDYYNEQDNFDSAEDLYYIGQAASQYARWTRNSGQFQFLVNDLYPDVLKRDPNYWQAELAMAQLFAEKYNMAEAAKHLNKALAINANSADIYALKGEIELNGYDVDAALRTAELALGINPQHIKAKQVQGKAKLTDFRPEQAIEIFHEVVKLNPNNQTSKGYLASAMLAADGGELTQTDSDEPTRLGELLTQVGQAHKNQGEFYAALGSGSDIVRKYPDAAKYLAQARKQMPQLIRVHGDLGMVLMRMGEEETAKEVLDEAFAADPFNVRVKNTLEVLDVLATYETIETDHFVIRFDPSKDRLLAVYMSRFLEENVYPKVCQGLGYTPKEKSLIEIFNQAKNTSGHGWFSARMVGLPYIGTVGACAGKMIAMASPDAVPNPYNWAHVIRHEFVHVVNLQQTDFNIPHWFTEALAVSYESEQRPPEWQTLLARRLAEDRVFNLDTINYGFIRPSDQDDWTMAYCQAYYYSQFIQQKFGDDALARMLAAYHNYQTTDEILQDVFQIDKAEFEKEYVAFLKQEVTGIKLSTDAEQSFAELYQTVEENPQDADAQAQLAFIYLKRKALPDARDHAKKALAADKDQPLAHYVQGRLYLTIGDNDEAIAEFETAAGSDRFERNAVALLAGLRVKQKRFDDALKLYQRGADEEPGQLDWQESILRIHLLKKDNVALLELIPQIAAQKHHDVLLRKKMAEILLQQESWEEAARWAYEVIGIQVTDADAHALLAQAYRGQNKRDLAAREFEVAGQLRPKTVSWSVEAAELYKQIENNEKALKLAQRVLEIDPENAAAKAILKD
- a CDS encoding SMI1/KNR4 family protein, with the protein product MTEADVDKIESELGITLPMDYREIVLHFPVRFEAGTTDGFLWDDAAALIERNRELTSARKPWGVELQPLPEQYFFIGDDKAGWQYLIDTTSEPSLVYIMEYESIERIQPISTYLNADKEHVLLSEWFHDYLKTYRDDGVDITAKKFPASEPTLGGLFVLFAFCCLIALVFVLLTIGIEMIQGK
- a CDS encoding HpcH/HpaI aldolase family protein; translation: MRHNPVKAKLKAGEPTFGTWLSLGDLYASRVLARMSWDWLTLDIEHSAIDWSQAAMIFGAVADAGSVPLARIPDHDHTTIKRTLDAGAWGIVAPMVDTVEQAQAVIAAAKYPPQGNRSVGGGMHAMNFDATAGDYYRRANDEILVILQTESPLGVENAEAIYALPGCDGIFIGPNDLRAQMRTPDGTDPTPEAHEEMIQRVIAAGKKVGTPTGMHTMEPEEALVRAGEGMQFLAVGSDLRLMTVKAQESLKTLRPDGDQRDLARY